Sequence from the Alkalibaculum bacchi genome:
TCTGTTACCTTATCCAATTCTGCAAGATTTATTTCTAACTTTTCTCCCTTCAGTGCCAATTCCATTAATTCTCGCATCATAGGAAGAACTGCAAGGATGTGGTCTCTATTGTCTATTGCGTCTCGAAGAATTTGTTCATTACTTTCCTGCACCTTGTTTAAAATGTAATAAACTGGTTTTTGGATATTTTCACCCAGCTCCTTAATTTTCTTTGCTAGCTGTAAAGATTCATAGGAAGGGTCACATACCATCAGAATTATATCAGCCTCATATCAATACCTCACCCAAAGTGTTCAATTCCTGCTTCCATGTCGAGAATAGCTATCTGATTTTCTTCCAGCTCCAAATGCATCACAAACTGCTTAATAACTGTCCCCATAGCACAGGAACATCTTTCGTTTTCTTTACAGATTTTTCCACTAACCATCAGCTTAATACCATCCTTTTCCGTGTAATATCCGTCCGGAATACTTTTTATTCTCCATGCCTCATTAAAGAATTGGCGGGAAAAGTTAGAGGTCATCATATCATATAATACATTTTCTTTCCCTCCCAAAAATTTAATAAAGTCCTTTGGATTTTCCACTCCAAGATGACGATGCAGGCCATAGTTCGATTCATCAGAATCAATGATTAATACTTCTTTTCCTTTCTTTGCAAACTTCTGGTGCCCGATTTATAATCAGACCTACCTGCTTTGGTTTAAACTTTAATTCTTCCATTAGTCTGGCAATTCTACCTGCTGCTTGTACCCCTCTTCTAGAGGAGTCGCTTACTAAAATTGACGTGTCCATTACCGGAAGAAGTCCACGGCTAATATGCTCCATACCCGCTTCATTGTCCACTACTACATAAGGATAGTGGCTCTGTAATTTTTGAATCTGATTTTCTACCAGACCGTTAACAAAGCAGTAACATCCTTGTCCCTGGGTACGTTCCATCACCATAAAGTCATAATCATCCTCCTCGATAATGGCTTCGGTAAGCCGCATCTCAAGGTAAGCCTGTTTCGTCACTCCTACTGGAAACTGATCCACCCCGCTCTTTCAATTTCTTCCCTCACTTCTCCTAATGTTACTTCTGCCTCTACGCCAAGAACTTCATTTAAGTTGGAGTTGGCATCCGCATCTACTGCCAATATCGGCTTTTTACCACTTTCACACAAATATTGTATCAGTAGGCCGCATAAAGTTGTTTTACCCACCCCACCTTTTCCTGCTACTGCAATTACATGTCCCATATTTATTTCCTCCATTTTCTATTTTTCTTTACACCTTATAAATACTTTTCTTCAGAATATTGAACAACGTGTTGATTATCTTTATAAAAAGAATATAATCTTTATTAAGAATTAACAACCGACAATGTTTTAAATCTGTACGGTTTCTAAACATATATAAAAAACTGTTGATTTTGGAGGACATGTTATGAAAGGAAAAACACAGAAAAAAGACTGACGCTCAGAATACACCCGCCAGACAATTAAAGAAACTCTTCTAAAGTTGTTAAAGAAAAAAATTTTCTTAGAATTACAGTAACAGAAGTATCCAGATTAGCTGAAATTAATCGGGGAACCTTTTATCTTCACTATTATGATATGGATGTACTGGATGACATTTTGACTAAAATGACATATAACACTACAGATATTGTAGATCATGTGATATGCCCTAAAAAAGCACTTCCAACTGTTCTTATCCTTTCTGTGACAAAATACATAGTAATGATCAATACCAGGTTCTCTTTTTAGATGATGCCATATCACCAAAAATCATTGAAAAAATAGCTGATTTATATAAAAAAACTATGTAACCTGGCTAATGTCTCATAGCCTTCTCACCTTTGAGGAAGCGGAAGCTGTCTTTTATTTTCAAATGAATGGCTGTCTAACTATTAATAAAATAACGCTACGCAACCATTGCAATGACTGGAAGAAAATCCAGAAAACCATAGATGCCTTTATAAAAGCAGGCATGGAAACATTTCTTATCCACGATCAGCGAGATGAAATGCTGAAGGGGTACGGTAATAAATGATTATACTAAAGCTATCAAAATGAGTATTGGGGTGAACAATATGGGCATTGAGCAGAAATATGCTTCTGATGTGGAAACAATCTTATCGTACAGGTATGATAATGGCGAAGACTATTGGACTACCGCCGACCATAAATTACTGAAAGGCGCACCCTACACCACCTTAGAGAGCGTATTATATTTACTGGAATTAGGTGTACCATCTGATGATGAATTGATGAAGAATGTTGCTGAACTCATTTTTAGTAATTGGAAAGAGGACGGAAGAATTAAAATTTCTTCCACAGGCGGAATTTATCCATGCCATACTGCTTTAGCTGTAAATGTTTTGTGTCACATGTGCTATTTTGATGATGATAGAGTAAAAAAGTCCTTTGCGTATTTCCTTAATACACAGCAGGAGGACGGCGGTTGGAAATGTAACAAGTACAGCTTTGGGAGGGGTAAAGAAACAAAATATTCAACGCCATATACCACTTTAGTGGTGTTGGATTTGTTTCGCTATTCTCTAGATTTTAACAATGACGCACGATTGAATAAAGCTGTTGATTTTCTCTTAGAGCATTGGATTATCCGCAAACCTATCAGTCCTTGCCATTATGGAATAGGTACATTATTTATGCAGATTGAATATCCATTCCGAAGTTACAATTTGTTTTACTATGTGTATGTTTTGTCATTCTATGATAGAGCAAAAAAGGATAGCCATTTTCTCGAAGCATTAAAGGCACTGGAATTAAAAATGGTTAATGAAGAAATCCTCGTCGAAAGAGTTGTACCTAAACTTGCAAAACTCAATTTCTGTAAAAAAGGCAAGACGAGCGAACTTGCCACAAAACGCTATCGAGAAATTTTACAGAATATTGTAGACCTATAAAAAACATCTCCTATTCCTTATGACCCATTAGGGACGTGACCCATTAGGGACGTGAATTTTTGGGTCAAGTTCTTATCCACTTCAGACAAAAGTTTACATTGTAAGGGGAAATCGCTTAGGGGATAGAATGCTTTAAGTCTAATACCTTAAAATAAAATAAGACAAAACTTCTACTTAAAGTCTCATCCTTAATGTGGTTAATTTGCAAATGAGAGTGGATCTACACTTAAGAATCTAAAAGCTTGACCTGAACCGTCCCTCACAAACATTAAAAATACCTACCATTGAAAAGGTACTACCTTTTATTTAAATATGATAAAATTGTTATATCATATAGCAAAGGAGTTTTCTATTGGATTATCAAAAGAATTTGTTAGAAATTTATAAACAATTTCATGTAAATATGGATAAACCTGGTTTTCTCCCTTTAATTCGCTGTGCAAGCGAAATTTTTGAGGCACCTGTGGTTTTTACAGATAATAAATATGAGTTAATATCTATGTATCCAACAAAAAAGATTGAAGATTTTGTCTATGATACTTTATTTGAGGAAGGTGTTTTACCTGAGGAGACTATTGCTGCATATCATGAGGCCTATTTAAGGCAACCTGGCACAAGATATGAGCCTTTTTTTGAAGATGAAGGCCTTGTAGAAAAATGCCCTCGAATTTTTGCTGAGGTGTACGATGAGGTAAAAATCATCGGCCATATTGCCATATTCTTAAAGGATAAAAAATTTGAGCCATGGCATTTAGAAGCAACGTCCTTTCTAACGAGCACTTTGCGAATCAAAATCAATCTAACAAGACAAACTCCTTCTGTTAGGTCAAAATTCTTACAGGATTTATTAGATCGACATTCATTAAATCCAGTAAAAGAACGTTCTATTGCCCAATTGTCGAAGATGAATCTAGAAGATTCACTCCTTTTAGTGGCTCCGTTAGATCAAAGCAAATCACAACAGGCTTTTTCTTCTGTTGCTATAAACTATTGTTTAAACCAATACCCTGAATCCATCCCTATTGTATATAAAGATGATTTGGTCATTCTTTTGACTAATAAATCTAGCCACTGTAATTTAAAAAATACAGCAGAAAAGATTTCAGAGTATCTCTTTCAGTACAAGATTTTATGTGGTGCCGTTTATCCTATCAAAGATTTGTACGCTCTTTGTGATTATTACACTCAGGCCAGATTGACAGCTTTATTTCGGTACAGAGATGAAGTAGTAAATGGTGATTTTCACACTTCTCTATACTACTACGAAAACATTGCTCCCTACCCTTTATTTTTGCAACTAAGCCAAAATGAAGAATATAGATGTTTTATTCATCCAGTTTTAAAAGAGATCAAAGCATATGATGAGGAAAAGGGTATGACACTATACGAAACCCTTAAGGTCTATTGTAAAAATCTATTTCAAAAGAACGAATCAGCAGAAGAACTGCACATTCACAGAAATACTTTAAATTATCGACTTAGTAGAATCGAAGAACTGTTTCAAATTGATTTAAAAGACTACCAAACTCTTTTGCATCTTTTAATCAGTATAGAAATGTGTGCTTACTAGAAAAACTTTATCCATCTCCAATCAGTGTTCTATAGTCAGTTTTATGGGTCAACGTATATAAAAATAACTTAAATAAGCCGAAAAGGACTACCCCTTAACGGAGGTAATCCTTTTGCTATTATCCATAGAGAATTCTTGCATTTGACTCTAGTATTTTTTCAAGTCTTCCTTAAAACGCGGCCAAGAATCCTCACCCCAAAGAAATACCCTACCTTAGCCGCTGATTGCTAATAGCTAAATAGACATTCCTACTCTAGCGCCTTCAAATATAGCTTGTAAAGCACTTCTTGCTTTTTTAGCATCACCTATTACATAGACTTCTTTTGCCAAACTCTCTACATTTTCAAATTGAGCTTCTGATTTAGAGCCTACAGCAAAAATAATATGGTCGAATCCCTCTAATGCAATTTCTTTACCATCTTGCTCTGCATATACAGTATTGCCTTCTATACGTGAAACTTTAGTATTTGTGTAAATTTCAACGTCTTCTTTCTTTAATCTTTTAATAAGATCATCTCGAACGGTCATGTATAGATCCATAGCAATGTCTTCTTGCATTTCAACTACAGCGACTCTTTCACAGTAATCTTTACAGAACTCTGCTGTTTCAACACCTACCATTCCACCACCGATAACTAAGGCACTATTTGCAAGAATTTTATTTCCTACTAATACATCGTTAGCTTGGAATACATTTTCAGCATCATTTCCTGGAATATTTAATTTAAATGGTTTTGCACCCGTGGCTACAATTAAGACATCTGGTTTTTCCTTTTGAATAAAGGCGGTATCTACTGCCATATTGTAAACCATTTTAACACCATGTTTTTCACACATACGCTTAAAATATTTTATAGGTCGAGTTAATTCTTGTTTATATGGAGGATAAGAAGCGATTAAGAATTGACCGCCTGTTTTATTTTCTTCATTTTTCTCGTATAAAGTTACATTATGACCCCTTTCAGCTGCAATCCAAGCTGCTTCCATACCTGCAACACCCGCACCTATCACCATAACTTTTTTAGGTTCTTCCGCAGGGCCGTATTGAACCTCTTTACGATTGTTGCTCATAGGATTGAATATACAAGAAACTCCCCAATCTCCTTCTTGCAATGAATCGTGATCATTAAAGGACATACATCTTTGAGTACAGCCTACGCAAGGTACGATATCTTCTATATTTCCACCAGCCATTTTATTAGGAAACTCTGGATCTGCAATAGATTGACGTCCTAAGCATACAAAGTCCGTGTCTCCACGCTCAATCGCTTGCTCTATAACATATGGATCAGAAAATCTTCCTGCTAATAATACTGGTATATTGACGGATTCTTTTATTCTTCTGCAAATACGCCAGTTCCAGCCTTGTTGCCAAGCTGTTGGAGGAACAATTACATCCCAAGAAGCATAAGTGCCAGCAGAAATATTTAACGCATCTACACCATAAGATTCTAACATTCGAGCAAATACAATAGATTCTTCTTCCTCTAATCCTCCTGCCCTTCCTTCAATGGAATCCATTCTTACGATGATAGCAAAGTCTTCGCCACATTCTCTTCGAATACCTTCAATAATTAATTTATGGAAATAAGACCTTCCTGAAATTCCTCCACCAAATTCATCAATTCGCTTATTTGTTCTTGGACTCATAAATTGCAATCCCATATACCCGTGAGCACTGTGGAACTCAATTCCATCAAAGCCTGCCTTTTTACATCGAACAGATGCTTGTATATATGAGTCAATTAATTCGTATACTTGCTCCGTAGTATATTCATTAACATGTTCACGATATACAACAGAAGGAATCGATGATGGCGCTGTTGGCGTTTGGCCAATCATTGCCCTAGTAGTTTCTCGTCCCGCATGGTGTAATTGCACAATTGCTTTTGCACCACCAGTATGTATTGCATTTGCTAGCTTTGTAAGACCTGGAATATACTCATCAGAATACAATCTTGGCTCGCCAGGCATTCCAGATGCTCTCTCGTCTACTGCTGCAATTTCTGTAATGACTATACCAAATCCACCTTTAGCTCTTGCTCCGTAGTAATCGCAAGCCATTTTTTCAATAGTACCATCTTCTTCACACATAGCCGAATCCATTGCCGGTACAACTAATCTGTTTTTAACGAGCATTTTGCCTATACACATTGGTTTAAAAGTTGATTCAAAATTCATTCTACACACTCCATTCCTTATTTTATTATTACTTCCCTTTGATAAAATCATAACATCCCTTAGAATTCTTTACTATATTCATTATGACAAAGAAATAACGATAATTAGTGCAAATTGACGAGAATCTAGCTGCTAGTCATTAGTCACTAGAGTTAGGATTTTCTTTAGGGTCTAGGTGTGCCCCTATCCTTTAAATAGATGGGAAAAGAAAAACTTTCTCAGCAAAAGAAAAACATAGTTAAAAAACCTTCTAAACTTAGAAGGTTTTTTAACTACTTACGTATATGATTTTGTTTTAGGTTTGTGAGGGACGGGACTTTTCAAGTCAGATTTTTAGATTCTCAAGGGCCGATTCACTCTCGTTTGCAAATTAACCACATTAAGAATGAAACTTCAAGCAGAAATTTCGTTTTCTTTTATTTTAAGGTATTCAGCTCAAAACATCCCACCCCTAAGCAATCCTCCTTCTCAGGTGAGTCTTTTAGCCTGACGTGGCACAAAAACTTGACCCAAAATCCCACGTTCCTTGCGGGTCTCCCCATGGCATACTTTTCAGCTTTACCCTCTTAAAATACCGCTATATCAATTTCTTTCTTAATTGTTTTATTGCCGCTGGTAAAATAAGATACGTTTCTTTCGAATTACACTTTATATGTAGGCAAAGCCTCCCTTAAGAAAATGCCAAGCTCGTGTTGAAGGCTAAACTCATTGCATATATCAATATTTTGCTTTGTAACCGATTTAAAGAAATCTTGTACCAAAGCCTTTAATCTAAGCAAAATGAAATCCCTCCCAACGCTTTTACAAGACTCTCTCTATACTTTCTTTGATTTCCTTGTCCAGGAAAAGGAAGAAAAAATATGCTTTCACTTTCACAATAATTATCCATAATACTGGAATTCCTTATCTCAGGTTCTACGAATTTCTTTTTACATACAATAATCGTTTTAGGATTTAAGGTCTCAATAGTATCAATTAGTTTTGGTATGTTGAGGTGTATTT
This genomic interval carries:
- a CDS encoding AAA family ATPase yields the protein MEEINMGHVIAVAGKGGVGKTTLCGLLIQYLCESGKKPILAVDADANSNLNEVLGVEAEVTLGEVREEIERAGWISFQ
- a CDS encoding prenyltransferase; the encoded protein is MSIGVNNMGIEQKYASDVETILSYRYDNGEDYWTTADHKLLKGAPYTTLESVLYLLELGVPSDDELMKNVAELIFSNWKEDGRIKISSTGGIYPCHTALAVNVLCHMCYFDDDRVKKSFAYFLNTQQEDGGWKCNKYSFGRGKETKYSTPYTTLVVLDLFRYSLDFNNDARLNKAVDFLLEHWIIRKPISPCHYGIGTLFMQIEYPFRSYNLFYYVYVLSFYDRAKKDSHFLEALKALELKMVNEEILVERVVPKLAKLNFCKKGKTSELATKRYREILQNIVDL
- a CDS encoding PucR family transcriptional regulator, encoding MDYQKNLLEIYKQFHVNMDKPGFLPLIRCASEIFEAPVVFTDNKYELISMYPTKKIEDFVYDTLFEEGVLPEETIAAYHEAYLRQPGTRYEPFFEDEGLVEKCPRIFAEVYDEVKIIGHIAIFLKDKKFEPWHLEATSFLTSTLRIKINLTRQTPSVRSKFLQDLLDRHSLNPVKERSIAQLSKMNLEDSLLLVAPLDQSKSQQAFSSVAINYCLNQYPESIPIVYKDDLVILLTNKSSHCNLKNTAEKISEYLFQYKILCGAVYPIKDLYALCDYYTQARLTALFRYRDEVVNGDFHTSLYYYENIAPYPLFLQLSQNEEYRCFIHPVLKEIKAYDEEKGMTLYETLKVYCKNLFQKNESAEELHIHRNTLNYRLSRIEELFQIDLKDYQTLLHLLISIEMCAY
- a CDS encoding NAD(P)/FAD-dependent oxidoreductase: MNFESTFKPMCIGKMLVKNRLVVPAMDSAMCEEDGTIEKMACDYYGARAKGGFGIVITEIAAVDERASGMPGEPRLYSDEYIPGLTKLANAIHTGGAKAIVQLHHAGRETTRAMIGQTPTAPSSIPSVVYREHVNEYTTEQVYELIDSYIQASVRCKKAGFDGIEFHSAHGYMGLQFMSPRTNKRIDEFGGGISGRSYFHKLIIEGIRRECGEDFAIIVRMDSIEGRAGGLEEEESIVFARMLESYGVDALNISAGTYASWDVIVPPTAWQQGWNWRICRRIKESVNIPVLLAGRFSDPYVIEQAIERGDTDFVCLGRQSIADPEFPNKMAGGNIEDIVPCVGCTQRCMSFNDHDSLQEGDWGVSCIFNPMSNNRKEVQYGPAEEPKKVMVIGAGVAGMEAAWIAAERGHNVTLYEKNEENKTGGQFLIASYPPYKQELTRPIKYFKRMCEKHGVKMVYNMAVDTAFIQKEKPDVLIVATGAKPFKLNIPGNDAENVFQANDVLVGNKILANSALVIGGGMVGVETAEFCKDYCERVAVVEMQEDIAMDLYMTVRDDLIKRLKKEDVEIYTNTKVSRIEGNTVYAEQDGKEIALEGFDHIIFAVGSKSEAQFENVESLAKEVYVIGDAKKARSALQAIFEGARVGMSI